A DNA window from Bacillus sp. BGMRC 2118 contains the following coding sequences:
- a CDS encoding thiol-disulfide oxidoreductase DCC family protein — protein MDYPIVLFDGVCNLCNGAVQFLIKHDKKERLRFASLQSETGQKILTEYGYSTNQFDSIILVSNQKVYEKSDAALAICSEIGGVFSLCKVMYIIPKRLRDSLYSLIARNRYKWFGKQDYCMLPTPELRKRFLE, from the coding sequence ATGGACTATCCTATCGTTTTATTTGATGGTGTTTGCAATTTGTGTAATGGGGCTGTTCAGTTCTTAATCAAACACGACAAGAAGGAAAGACTTAGATTTGCATCGCTTCAATCAGAGACTGGACAGAAGATCCTAACTGAGTATGGATATTCAACCAATCAATTCGATAGCATTATCCTCGTTTCCAACCAAAAGGTATATGAAAAGTCAGATGCAGCCTTAGCTATATGCAGTGAAATAGGAGGCGTATTTTCACTGTGCAAAGTTATGTACATCATTCCAAAAAGGTTAAGGGATTCTCTATATTCATTGATTGCACGAAACCGATACAAGTGGTTTGGTAAACAGGATTATTGTATGTTGCCCACCCCGGAGTTAAGAAAACGCTTTCTCGAATAA
- a CDS encoding zinc dependent phospholipase C family protein, with protein MPNVWTHILYGEKVAKAVGFEDFLRDFKPFYQLGTQGPDPFFYHNFFPWQSKPVGIIGNKLHYEKCGIFLSELIQYGYQHNDPKLRAYIAGFVTHHLLDRNTHPYINYRSGNEGNRHQRLEIIIDTLLMKRWRKRETYKLQVHKELYVGRALYEPIRHMLTALIEKVFTSEARDMPADYVNKSYQHMMRALQILHDPYGWKNLLLKEHIAPFSYQKHVDDKDYLNETNTKWLHPTNDQEESEESFLTLFEKAEREGNLILSLLQEYWHTGEKQLLAQIEESIGNISYDTGKDCTLGLENKFFNPIL; from the coding sequence ATGCCAAATGTATGGACTCATATTTTATATGGTGAAAAAGTGGCAAAGGCAGTAGGATTTGAGGATTTTTTACGTGACTTTAAGCCATTTTACCAGTTAGGAACACAAGGGCCAGATCCATTCTTTTATCATAATTTCTTTCCTTGGCAATCGAAACCGGTAGGGATTATTGGGAACAAACTACATTATGAGAAATGCGGAATATTTTTATCGGAGTTGATTCAGTATGGATATCAGCATAATGATCCAAAGTTACGAGCCTATATCGCAGGGTTTGTCACTCATCATCTTCTAGACCGTAATACACATCCATATATTAATTATCGTTCTGGTAACGAAGGAAATCGTCATCAACGATTAGAAATTATTATTGATACATTGTTGATGAAAAGATGGAGAAAGAGAGAAACGTATAAACTACAAGTCCATAAAGAGTTGTATGTGGGTAGAGCATTATACGAACCAATTCGTCATATGTTAACAGCACTAATTGAAAAAGTGTTCACTTCTGAGGCAAGGGATATGCCTGCAGACTACGTGAACAAATCTTATCAACATATGATGAGGGCCTTACAGATATTACACGATCCTTACGGTTGGAAAAATTTATTACTTAAAGAGCATATTGCTCCATTTTCCTACCAAAAACATGTAGATGACAAAGATTATTTAAACGAGACTAACACAAAATGGTTACATCCTACGAACGACCAAGAAGAATCAGAAGAATCCTTCCTAACACTATTTGAAAAGGCAGAAAGAGAAGGCAATCTTATTCTTTCACTTCTTCAGGAATATTGGCATACAGGGGAAAAACAACTGTTAGCTCAAATTGAGGAGAGTATCGGAAACATCTCGTATGATACAGGAAAAGACTGTACACTTGGATTAGAAAATAAGTTTTTTAACCCTATCTTGTAG
- a CDS encoding aminopeptidase gives MTNFTDNLKKYAEVTVKIGLNIQKGQTLLVAAPLVAADYVRAVAESAYNAGAKNVHVEWSDEVLTRIKYENAPDEAFAEFPVWKVKGYEEMAKDGCAYLSIYAQNPDLLKGINPDRISTANKTMAQHMKEFRNMTQASQISWCVVSVPTIEWAAKVYPDIPQEKQVDTLWEAIFTCTRANVEDPVKAWEDHSSNLFSRVQFLNEKKYKKLHYRAPGTDLTIELPEKHVWIGGGGKNANGVSFTPNIPTEEVFTTPKKDGVNGIVTSTMPLIYSGNVINKFSLTFKEGKIVEISAEEGYETLKRLIETDEGASFLGEVALVPHSSPIAQSNTIFYNTLYDENASNHLAIGSAYPTCIENGTNMSQEELSKNGSNTSLVHVDFMIGSEQMDIDAITADGKVEPLFRNGSWV, from the coding sequence ATGACTAACTTTACTGATAATCTTAAAAAGTATGCAGAAGTAACAGTTAAAATCGGATTAAATATTCAAAAAGGACAAACATTATTAGTTGCAGCACCACTAGTAGCAGCAGATTATGTTAGGGCTGTTGCTGAATCAGCTTACAATGCGGGCGCTAAAAATGTCCATGTAGAGTGGAGCGATGAAGTATTAACGCGCATTAAATATGAGAATGCACCTGATGAGGCATTTGCTGAATTTCCAGTATGGAAAGTAAAAGGCTATGAAGAAATGGCTAAGGATGGGTGTGCCTATTTATCCATTTATGCACAAAATCCTGATTTATTAAAGGGGATTAATCCTGATCGAATTTCAACAGCGAATAAAACGATGGCCCAGCATATGAAGGAATTTAGAAACATGACACAAGCTAGTCAAATCAGCTGGTGTGTTGTATCTGTTCCAACCATTGAATGGGCAGCTAAAGTATATCCTGACATTCCTCAAGAAAAGCAAGTTGACACATTGTGGGAAGCAATCTTTACTTGTACTCGTGCTAATGTGGAGGATCCTGTTAAAGCATGGGAAGACCATAGTTCAAATCTTTTCAGTCGTGTACAGTTTTTAAATGAGAAGAAGTATAAGAAGCTTCATTACCGTGCACCTGGAACAGATTTAACCATTGAATTACCAGAGAAGCATGTCTGGATTGGTGGTGGCGGAAAAAATGCCAACGGAGTTTCTTTTACCCCTAACATTCCAACTGAAGAAGTGTTCACGACTCCTAAGAAGGACGGAGTTAATGGTATTGTGACAAGTACGATGCCACTTATCTATTCTGGAAATGTAATTAACAAATTTTCATTAACATTTAAAGAAGGAAAAATTGTAGAAATTTCAGCTGAGGAAGGTTATGAAACATTAAAGCGTCTAATTGAGACTGATGAAGGTGCAAGTTTCCTAGGGGAAGTTGCATTAGTTCCTCATTCATCACCTATCGCTCAATCAAATACAATTTTCTATAACACGTTATATGACGAAAATGCATCAAACCATTTGGCAATTGGTTCTGCGTATCCGACATGTATTGAAAATGGCACGAACATGAGTCAGGAAGAGCTTAGTAAAAATGGGTCTAATACTAGCTTAGTACATGTAGATTTTATGATTGGCTCAGAACAAATGGATATCGATGCTATCACAGCTGATGGCAAAGTAGAACCACTTTTCCGCAACGGAAGCTGGGTGTAA